Genomic segment of Edaphobacter bradus:
CGGCGATGCTCGCCGAGGACTCGGTTCTGCTCGAGACGTTGCGCGCGGTCGATCGCCATCTGAATCTTCGGACTGAGCCTCGGCTCGGCTCGACCGACGCGAACATCCCGCTGTCGCTGGGGATACCGGCGATTGCGCTCGGCACGGGAGGGGCGGGGGGCAACATTCACACGCTGCAGGAGTGGTACGACCCCACGCAGCGCGAGACGGCGCTGCGGCGCGTTCTGCTCACGCTGCTGGCGACGACCCAGATCACGGCTGGGGTACACTCGACCGAGTGAACCCCTTTCCAGTCAGCGCATTTGCGGGTCTTACCCTGCGCCGTTGCGGGAGATAGTGACGTGCGCCGGCTGAGCCCCTCCGCAATCGCGCACCTGCTTCTGCTCGGCGTCGTCATGGTGTGGGGAGCAACGTTTGCGCTGGTGAAGGATGCGCTGCACGATGCGTCTCCGCTGGTCTTCAATCTGCTTCGCATGACTCTGGCGGCGCTGGTGCTGGTGGCGGTGAATCGTCGTGTGCTTCAAAGGCTTAACCGCCGCGTGCTGCTTTCGGGGTTGATCGTCGGAGCGCTTCTGGCGACGGGATATCAGTTTCAGACGCTGGGCCTGGCGCGTACGACGGCGGCGAAGTCGGCGTTCATCACGGGGCTGGTAGTGGTCTTTGTTCCGCTGCTCACGGTGTTCCCCGCACTGCGGCCGGAGGGAACGCACACTCCGCGATGGACGGCCGGGGCGGGAGCGCTGCTTGCGTTTGCGGGGCTGTTGCTGCTGACGACTCCGGCAGGGACTTCGTGGGGCAATCTCTTCACCAGCATCGGGCCAGGGGATCTGCTGACACTGATCTGCGCGCTTGCCTTTGCGGGGCATCTGCTGTCGCTTGCCCACACGTCGAAGCGGATTCCGGCGGGGCAGCTTGCGACGCTGCAGATCGGCGCGGCGGCCGTGGTGATGGCGATAACGCTTCCGCTGGGAGGCGGACTGTACCTCAGCGTGACTCCGCGGCTGGTGCTGGCGCTGGGGATCACAAGCGTGCTGGCGACGGCTGCGGCGTTCACGATCCAAAGCTGGGCGCAGCAGCATCTTCCGCCGACCCACACGGCGATCCTGCTTACGCTGGAGCCGGTGTTTGCCTGGCTGACGTCGTTCCTGTTTCTGCACGAACGAATGAGTCTCCGTTCACTGGCTGGAGCGGGGCTGATTCTGGCGGGGATTGCCGTGATTGAGCTTTTGCCGTCTGCAGAGCCGGTGGCCGCGCATCCGGCGTCGTAAAAGGACTTACGCTGACCTGAGAGCTCTGCTGTGCCGGGTGTGCGGGTGAGGGTGCGAATACATTTGCATGCTCCTCGCGTCTAAACAACTGGAAGGCCCGTAGAGCCTGTCTAACAAGCGAACGGCACGCAAGCGAATGGCAAGCGACCGAGGGCTTCTGCCCAGATATACTTAACTCTTCGCCTGTTCTTCGACGGTTCAGGGCGAACTGTACTACTAACGAGGTTACGACTTACAGATGGAAACTCCGACAAGCACTTCTCCAACTCTGCTGGATCGCATCCGAAATCAGCGTCTGACGACGACGTTTGCGCTTCTCGCGACGCTCTCTACCGGGATTCTGGTGGGCTCGGTTCTCACGCATGGCGTGAGTGGCAAGGAGCAGGCGGTCAACAGCTCCGATGCGAAGCCTCTGGCGATTCCCGCTCCCAGCACACTCTCCAACGGCTTCTCGCAGGTCGTGAAAGAAGTCGGACCGGCCGTTGTGAACATCAATACAGAATCGTTGCCGAAGCAGAACGCTCGCGTCCACCGGCGCGGCCAGCGCCCTCCGCAAGGGGATGACCAGGACCAGCAGCAGGGCGACATGCAGGACTTCTTCAACCGCTTCTTCGGCGGTCAGGGCGGTGGCGATGGCGACGATGACGGCAACCCCATCGGCGGCGAGCGCCGCGCGCTTGGATCGGGCTTCATCGTCGATCCACGCGGATACATCATCACCAACAACCACGTGATCGACAAGGCCGACAAGATCTATGTGCGGCTCTCGACCGATCCGGACAACGGCAATGACAACGAGGGCCGTCCGGCGCACGTGGTCGGCGTCGACAAGGACACCGACATCGCCGTGATCAAGATCGATTCGGAGAAGCCTCTGCCGACGATCAAGCTCGGCAACTCGGACGGCGCGCAGGTGGGCGACTGGGTGTTGGCAGTCGGCAGCCCATTCGGACTTTCGCAGACGGTCTCGGCGGGCATCGTCTCGGCGAAGAACCGCTCGATCGATGAGCCCGGCCCGAGCGGTGTCTCGCAGTCACAGTTCCAGAAGTTCATCCAGACCGATGCGGCGATCAACCCGGGCAACTCGGGCGGCCCGCTGGTGGATATGTCCGGCAGCGTGATCGGCATGAACACGGCGATCTTTACGCAGTCGATGGGTTCGCAGGGCGTTGGCTTTGCGATGCCGTCGAACACGATCGCCAACGTCTACAACATGCTCATCGGACCGGAGCACAAGGTGGTTCGCGGTTCGATCGGCATCAGCTTCCAGCCGACGCTGAGCTCTGCTGTGGGACGGATGTATGGCTTCACCAATGGCGTTCTGGTGAGCACGGTGACTGCCAACGGCGGCGCGGCCAGGGCAGGACTGCAGCCGGGTGACGTGATCGTCTCGGTGGATGACCGCAAGATCAAGGACGGCGACGATCTGGTGAACGACATCTCTGCCCGCAGGGTTGGCTCGAGCGTGAGGCTCGGCTACCTCCGCAACGGCAAGCAGCAGACCGCGAATGTCGTGATCGGCGACCGCGCGAAGACGTACGCCGACATCACAGGCGGCGACAACGAAGAAAATGCCAATCCGCAGGAGTCGGACGCCGGGCAGAACAAGCTCGGGATCCGAGTGGACGCGATTCCGCCGACGATTGCTCAGCGGACGGGAATCCACAGCGGCGTGATCGTCACCGACGTGAAGGCGGGCTCGTTCGCCGATGAGATCGGGCTCGGCAAGGGCGCGATCATCACGGAGATCAACAAGAAGCCGGTGACCGACCTGGCCAGCTTCCGGACGATCGTCAACGACCTTAAGTCCAAGGAAGACGTGGTCTTCGTGATCCACAACCCCACGCAGAAGAACAGCGGGAACTCCTACGTGGGCGGCACGCTTCCGTAGGTTAAGATAGCAAGGGAGGGGGAGGATGGTTCCTCCCCCTCCCCATACAACTTGTTTATTTTCAATCGCTAGAGTCGTCGGTCGGGTTGCAGCCAGGACCGCAATCCCGAATGGACGACCTTTTTTGTTGCACCTGAGCTGGTCTGGGACTAGGATTCGATGGCAGATTGTTAGTCGAAGAGCGGATTCAGGATAAGAATTCTGGATAACTATCTTTTGTTTTGAGGTTTCCCGGCAATGTTTGCAGGTCGAGTTCTGCTCACCGTTCTTATGATTACGACTGCGCTTCCGAGCGTGGCCATGGCACATCCGCGACGAGGTCCGACCTCGCACCGCTTCTTCAAGAAGCATTCGACGGCTACTGCCAGTACCCCCAAGCGAATGATCGGGCAGCGTTCGATTGACGACGGCCGCGCGACGGAGATCCAGACGGCGCTGATCCGCTTCGGCTACCTCTCGGGGCAGGCCAGCGGCCACTGGGACGCGCAGACCGAGGCGGCGATGCAGAAGTATCAGTCGGACAACGGCTGGCAGACCAAGCTGATTCCGGACTCGCGCGCCATCATCAAGCTCGGACTTGGGCCCTCGCACGACTCCTCGAAAGCGACGGCTCCCGCTTCGTCGGAGCTGAGCGCCTCGACTTCGCTTCGCCCTCCCCAGCAGTAAGCTTCAGCTGATTTTTGCAGTCGTCCCCAGGCCAGATTCGCGTGCTTGCACCGAAGAGGTGTGTCTGGGGACGTTTTTGGTGTAACAAGAAGAGAACATTAGAAGTTATCCGAAGGGAGAGCAAGAATGGCCAGGAGCGTAGCGGCGAAGGTTTGCGGGGTTGTTCTGGTTCTGGGAGCGATGTGCGGGGCGGCGCGAGCGCAGCAGCTGGATGACGCGACGCAGGCGAAGGTAGAGGCCGAGGTCCATCGCGTGATGCAGGAGAGCGGTGTTCCGAGCGCGGAGGTGGGAATCGTTCGCGGCGGGAAGGTGGTGTACACGGCGGCGTTTGGCGCGGCGCGGTTGGGGAGCGATGGGGCG
This window contains:
- a CDS encoding DMT family transporter, with protein sequence MRRLSPSAIAHLLLLGVVMVWGATFALVKDALHDASPLVFNLLRMTLAALVLVAVNRRVLQRLNRRVLLSGLIVGALLATGYQFQTLGLARTTAAKSAFITGLVVVFVPLLTVFPALRPEGTHTPRWTAGAGALLAFAGLLLLTTPAGTSWGNLFTSIGPGDLLTLICALAFAGHLLSLAHTSKRIPAGQLATLQIGAAAVVMAITLPLGGGLYLSVTPRLVLALGITSVLATAAAFTIQSWAQQHLPPTHTAILLTLEPVFAWLTSFLFLHERMSLRSLAGAGLILAGIAVIELLPSAEPVAAHPAS
- a CDS encoding trypsin-like peptidase domain-containing protein, giving the protein METPTSTSPTLLDRIRNQRLTTTFALLATLSTGILVGSVLTHGVSGKEQAVNSSDAKPLAIPAPSTLSNGFSQVVKEVGPAVVNINTESLPKQNARVHRRGQRPPQGDDQDQQQGDMQDFFNRFFGGQGGGDGDDDGNPIGGERRALGSGFIVDPRGYIITNNHVIDKADKIYVRLSTDPDNGNDNEGRPAHVVGVDKDTDIAVIKIDSEKPLPTIKLGNSDGAQVGDWVLAVGSPFGLSQTVSAGIVSAKNRSIDEPGPSGVSQSQFQKFIQTDAAINPGNSGGPLVDMSGSVIGMNTAIFTQSMGSQGVGFAMPSNTIANVYNMLIGPEHKVVRGSIGISFQPTLSSAVGRMYGFTNGVLVSTVTANGGAARAGLQPGDVIVSVDDRKIKDGDDLVNDISARRVGSSVRLGYLRNGKQQTANVVIGDRAKTYADITGGDNEENANPQESDAGQNKLGIRVDAIPPTIAQRTGIHSGVIVTDVKAGSFADEIGLGKGAIITEINKKPVTDLASFRTIVNDLKSKEDVVFVIHNPTQKNSGNSYVGGTLP
- a CDS encoding peptidoglycan-binding domain-containing protein is translated as MFAGRVLLTVLMITTALPSVAMAHPRRGPTSHRFFKKHSTATASTPKRMIGQRSIDDGRATEIQTALIRFGYLSGQASGHWDAQTEAAMQKYQSDNGWQTKLIPDSRAIIKLGLGPSHDSSKATAPASSELSASTSLRPPQQ